The following proteins are encoded in a genomic region of Parabacteroides pacaensis:
- the ybeY gene encoding rRNA maturation RNase YbeY, producing MAVYYYAEEVKFPVIKKRETTAWIKKVADKYGKKVGDISYIFCSDERILEVNREYLQHDYYTDIITFDYTEKNVISGDLFISLETVKSNSEKFGTEYKEELLRTIIHGILHLCGINDKGPGEREIMEQNENAALALFSFSS from the coding sequence ATGGCAGTTTATTATTATGCCGAAGAAGTAAAATTCCCGGTAATTAAAAAAAGAGAAACCACCGCATGGATTAAAAAAGTAGCGGATAAATATGGTAAAAAAGTAGGAGACATTTCTTATATCTTTTGTTCAGACGAGCGTATCCTGGAAGTAAACCGGGAATATCTTCAACATGACTATTATACAGATATTATTACCTTTGACTATACTGAGAAGAATGTTATTTCGGGAGATCTTTTTATCAGCCTGGAAACCGTAAAATCCAATTCGGAAAAATTCGGGACAGAATATAAAGAAGAACTTCTCCGTACTATCATTCATGGAATTCTTCATTTATGTGGTATCAACGACAAAGGACCCGGCGAACGGGAAATTATGGAACAAAACGAAAATGCCGCACTCGCTTTATTTAGTTTTTCATCTTAA
- the polA gene encoding DNA polymerase I has protein sequence MKLFLIDAYALIYRSYYAFIKMPRINSKGVNTSAIFGFVNSLEDVLKRETPSHIAVVFDPSGPTFRHEAFEQYKAQREETPEVIRLSVPIIKDIIRAYNIPILEVPGYEADDVIGTIAGQAAKQGFDVYMMTPDKDYGQLVDDHVYMYRPHFGGGFDTLGVEEVKAKFGIQSPEQVIDLLGLMGDSSDNIPGCPGVGEKTAQKLIEEYGNIENLLANTDTLKGAIKKKIEENKEQIIFSKFLATIKTDVPIEFNAEECIQVTANEEKLTELFNDLEFRTFINRRSSEVKKTPSKAPIQGSLFAEFEAEDTVAPEYSNLSDLKSTPHVYHLIDTETEREELGGILKGLENFAFDTETDNLNPILSGLVGMSFAFKENEAYYVPVPHDRQEAQKVLAPFKEALENPNIKKIGQNIKFDIMVLRKYGVKVAGPLFDTMIAHYLLNPELRHNMDYLAETYLQYKTIAIEKLIGPRGKNQLSMRDVPIEKVYEYAAEDADITLKLKNHFEPELKKENLETLFYDIEMPLIYVLAEMELTGVTVDTAALKQSSVTMTKELEEMEQEIYQLAGVKFNLNSPKQVGEVFFDKLKIAEKAKKTKSGSYITSEDVLEKLRGKHPIVGKLLEYRGLKKLLGTYIDALPELINPETGKIHTSFNQTVTATGRLSSTNPNLQNIPIRDEIGREIRKAFIADNENCLFFSADYSQIELRIMAHLSNDRHMIDAFNSGEDIHAATAAKIYNLPIPEVTGDMRRKAKTANFGIIYGISIFGLAERLNISRGEAKELIDGYFLSYPRIKEYMDESIEVARKNGYVETIFKRKRYLPDINSHNAVVRGYAERNAINAPIQGSAADIIKVAMVRIFNRFEKEGLKSRMILQVHDELNFNVYKDEAEKVEQIVLEEMENAYKLQVPLIADCGEGNNWLEAH, from the coding sequence ATGAAGTTATTTCTAATTGATGCGTATGCACTTATATATAGGTCGTACTACGCCTTTATCAAAATGCCGCGAATTAATTCGAAGGGAGTGAACACTTCTGCGATTTTCGGATTTGTTAATTCGCTGGAAGATGTATTGAAAAGGGAAACACCTTCGCATATTGCAGTGGTGTTCGACCCCTCCGGGCCTACCTTCCGGCATGAAGCATTCGAACAATATAAAGCTCAAAGGGAAGAGACCCCGGAAGTAATCCGTTTGTCTGTTCCTATTATTAAAGATATTATACGTGCCTACAATATTCCTATTCTTGAAGTGCCCGGATATGAAGCGGACGATGTGATCGGCACGATTGCCGGACAAGCCGCAAAACAAGGATTCGATGTATATATGATGACACCGGATAAAGACTACGGCCAACTGGTAGATGACCATGTTTATATGTACCGCCCACATTTTGGCGGAGGGTTCGATACGTTGGGAGTAGAAGAAGTAAAAGCTAAGTTCGGCATACAATCTCCGGAGCAAGTAATCGATTTGCTGGGATTGATGGGAGATAGTTCCGATAATATCCCAGGTTGTCCCGGCGTAGGAGAAAAAACCGCTCAAAAGTTAATTGAAGAATATGGCAACATTGAAAATCTTTTAGCGAATACCGATACATTGAAAGGAGCTATCAAGAAAAAAATCGAAGAGAATAAAGAACAAATTATTTTTTCCAAGTTCCTGGCAACTATTAAAACGGATGTGCCGATCGAGTTTAATGCAGAAGAATGTATCCAAGTTACTGCTAACGAAGAAAAGTTGACAGAGCTATTTAATGATTTAGAATTCAGAACATTTATTAACAGAAGGTCTTCAGAGGTAAAAAAAACACCTTCGAAAGCACCTATTCAAGGCTCTCTCTTTGCAGAATTTGAAGCCGAGGATACAGTCGCTCCAGAATATTCAAATCTCAGCGACTTAAAAAGTACTCCCCATGTGTATCATCTTATTGATACTGAAACAGAAAGGGAAGAATTAGGGGGCATTTTAAAAGGACTGGAAAATTTTGCATTTGACACGGAAACAGATAACCTCAATCCTATTTTATCCGGATTAGTAGGTATGTCGTTTGCTTTTAAAGAAAATGAGGCTTATTATGTCCCCGTCCCTCACGATAGGCAAGAAGCTCAAAAAGTCCTAGCTCCTTTTAAAGAAGCATTGGAAAATCCAAATATCAAGAAGATCGGTCAAAATATTAAATTTGATATAATGGTCTTACGGAAATATGGAGTCAAGGTAGCAGGTCCTCTTTTCGATACCATGATTGCCCATTATTTGTTAAATCCGGAGCTTCGCCATAATATGGATTACTTAGCAGAAACTTATTTACAATATAAGACCATCGCTATCGAAAAATTAATAGGGCCCAGAGGCAAAAACCAACTTTCTATGCGGGATGTACCCATTGAAAAGGTATATGAATATGCAGCCGAAGATGCAGACATTACCTTGAAACTGAAAAATCATTTCGAACCTGAATTAAAGAAAGAAAATCTCGAGACGCTCTTTTATGATATAGAAATGCCTTTGATTTATGTTTTGGCGGAAATGGAATTGACCGGAGTAACAGTAGATACCGCTGCTTTAAAACAATCTTCCGTCACGATGACAAAAGAGCTGGAAGAGATGGAGCAAGAGATTTACCAGTTGGCAGGCGTGAAGTTTAATCTCAATTCCCCCAAACAAGTAGGAGAAGTATTCTTTGATAAGCTGAAGATTGCGGAAAAAGCAAAGAAAACCAAGTCCGGAAGTTATATTACAAGTGAAGACGTGTTGGAGAAACTACGAGGCAAACATCCTATCGTAGGCAAGTTGCTTGAATACCGGGGATTAAAAAAATTACTGGGAACTTATATCGATGCGTTGCCGGAACTAATCAATCCGGAGACGGGGAAGATCCATACTTCATTCAACCAAACGGTAACGGCTACAGGAAGGCTAAGTTCCACCAATCCAAATCTGCAAAATATTCCTATCCGGGATGAAATAGGGCGCGAAATAAGAAAAGCATTTATTGCCGACAACGAAAATTGTTTGTTCTTTTCCGCAGATTATTCTCAGATAGAACTTCGTATTATGGCTCATTTAAGTAATGACCGGCACATGATCGATGCATTTAACTCCGGAGAAGATATCCATGCAGCTACGGCTGCTAAAATTTATAATTTGCCCATCCCGGAAGTAACTGGTGATATGCGCCGGAAAGCAAAAACAGCAAACTTCGGAATCATTTACGGTATTTCCATTTTCGGCCTGGCTGAACGGTTAAACATTTCCCGGGGTGAAGCAAAAGAATTAATTGATGGGTACTTCCTCTCCTACCCTCGCATTAAGGAATACATGGACGAGAGTATCGAGGTTGCCCGTAAAAACGGATATGTGGAAACTATCTTTAAAAGAAAACGTTATCTACCCGATATTAATTCCCACAATGCGGTAGTAAGAGGGTATGCGGAACGGAACGCGATAAACGCTCCTATCCAAGGAAGTGCGGCGGATATCATTAAAGTAGCTATGGTCCGGATCTTCAACCGGTTCGAAAAAGAGGGCTTGAAAAGTAGAATGATCTTGCAAGTGCATGATGAATTGAACTTCAACGTTTATAAGGACGAAGCGGAAAAGGTAGAACAAATTGTCTTGGAAGAAATGGAAAATGCCTATAAGCTACAGGTTCCTTTAATTGCTGATTGCGGAGAAGGAAACAACTGGCTGGAGGCACATTAA
- the ychF gene encoding redox-regulated ATPase YchF: MALQCGIVGLPNVGKSTLFNCLSNAKAQSANFPFCTIEPNVGVITVPDERLNKLAELVHPQRIVPTTVEIVDIAGLVKGASKGEGLGNKFLANIRETDAILHVLRCFDDDNITHVDGSVNPVRDKEIIDFELQLKDLETIESRIAKVQKQAQTGGDKQAKIAYDVLSKYKEALEQGKSARTVTFETKDELKVAKDLFLLTNKPVMYVCNVDEASAVTGNKYVEQVREAIKEEDAEILIVAAKIESEIAELETYEERQMFLNEIGLEESGVSRLIKSAYKLLNLETYFTAGPLEVRAWTYLKGSKAPQCAGVIHTDFEKGFIRAEVIKYDDYVALGSEGAVKEAGKMNIEGKEYVVQDGDIMHFRFNV; encoded by the coding sequence ATGGCTTTACAATGTGGCATTGTGGGTTTGCCTAATGTAGGTAAATCTACTTTATTCAATTGCTTATCGAACGCAAAGGCTCAATCGGCAAATTTTCCTTTTTGTACTATCGAACCGAATGTAGGGGTAATTACTGTTCCTGATGAACGGCTAAACAAATTGGCGGAATTAGTTCATCCGCAACGCATTGTTCCTACTACAGTGGAAATTGTAGATATTGCAGGTTTGGTAAAAGGAGCTAGTAAGGGGGAAGGCTTAGGAAACAAGTTTCTAGCCAATATCCGGGAAACCGATGCGATTCTTCATGTGTTACGTTGCTTTGACGACGATAATATTACGCATGTAGACGGTTCTGTTAATCCTGTCCGGGATAAGGAGATTATCGATTTCGAACTTCAATTGAAAGATCTCGAAACCATTGAAAGCCGTATTGCTAAAGTTCAAAAACAAGCACAAACCGGAGGTGACAAACAAGCTAAAATCGCTTATGATGTTCTCTCTAAATATAAAGAAGCGTTAGAACAGGGCAAATCTGCCCGAACTGTTACTTTCGAAACAAAAGATGAACTGAAAGTAGCAAAAGATCTTTTCCTTCTTACCAATAAGCCTGTGATGTATGTTTGCAATGTAGATGAAGCCAGTGCTGTTACTGGGAATAAATATGTAGAACAAGTCCGGGAAGCTATAAAAGAAGAAGATGCGGAAATTTTAATCGTGGCTGCTAAAATCGAATCGGAAATAGCGGAGCTGGAAACTTATGAAGAACGGCAAATGTTTCTCAATGAAATCGGGTTAGAAGAATCCGGCGTGTCCAGATTAATTAAATCGGCTTACAAATTACTTAACCTGGAAACTTATTTTACTGCCGGACCATTGGAAGTCCGTGCCTGGACATACCTTAAGGGAAGCAAGGCTCCCCAATGTGCAGGAGTAATTCATACGGACTTTGAAAAAGGGTTTATTCGTGCCGAAGTGATTAAATACGACGACTATGTTGCATTAGGTTCGGAAGGGGCTGTAAAAGAAGCAGGAAAGATGAACATCGAAGGAAAAGAATATGTAGTGCAGGATGGCGATATTATGCATTTCCGTTTCAATGTATAA
- the uvrC gene encoding excinuclease ABC subunit UvrC: protein MPEVKNEHIKAILAIVPEKPGCYQYFDEKGTIIYVGKAKNLKRRVHSYFNKEQDSNKTKVLVKQIRDIKYIVVDTEEDALLLENNLIKQYRPRYNVLLKDDKTYPCIVIKNEYFPRVFQTRNIIKDGSKYYGPFSSVFMAKTMLQMLRELFPLRTCKLPLTPESIANGNYKVCLEYHIKRCLGPCQGLQTREDYDKNIRIIKEILKGNIAQVSNYLYEEMQQLASNLKFEEAQKIKEKYDIIENYRGKSTIVNHSLTNIDVFSFDETDSSAYINYLHVNNGSIVQGYTFEYKKRLDEAKEELLGLAITEMRTRFNSLAREVIVPFLPDVDMSSTVTFTIPLKGDKRKLLDLSKQNVKQYKLDQLKQAEKLNPEQRTTRVLTTMQHDLQLHALPVHIECFDNSNIQGTNPVASCVVFKMAKPSKKDYRHFHIKTVVGPDDFASMNEVVYRRYRRLLDEEEPLPQLIVIDGGKGQLNAAVDALRSLDLIGKIAIIGIAKRLEELYYPDDPIPLVLDKNSETLKVIQRLRDEAHRFGITFHRSLRSKKQVLSELDSIKGIGEKTKVALLSHFKSVKRIREADQEEIWKVVGVAKGNLVIAGLKQASDKIKESKEK, encoded by the coding sequence ATGCCAGAGGTTAAGAACGAACATATTAAAGCAATACTTGCAATTGTTCCGGAAAAGCCGGGATGTTATCAGTACTTTGATGAGAAAGGAACTATTATCTATGTAGGGAAGGCTAAGAATCTTAAACGTAGGGTTCATTCCTACTTCAACAAAGAACAAGATTCAAATAAGACCAAAGTATTGGTAAAACAAATCCGAGATATAAAATACATTGTAGTAGATACGGAAGAAGATGCTCTTTTATTAGAGAATAACTTAATTAAGCAATACCGTCCAAGATATAATGTACTTTTAAAAGATGATAAAACATATCCTTGCATTGTTATCAAAAACGAATATTTCCCACGGGTCTTTCAAACTCGCAACATCATAAAAGACGGATCCAAGTATTATGGGCCTTTTAGTTCGGTTTTTATGGCCAAGACCATGTTGCAAATGCTTCGGGAACTGTTTCCTTTACGTACTTGCAAGCTCCCTCTTACTCCCGAATCCATCGCAAACGGCAACTATAAAGTATGTCTTGAATATCACATCAAACGGTGTTTAGGACCTTGCCAGGGATTGCAAACCAGGGAAGACTATGATAAGAACATCCGTATTATTAAAGAAATACTCAAAGGAAATATTGCACAAGTAAGTAACTACTTGTATGAAGAAATGCAACAGCTTGCTTCTAATCTGAAGTTTGAAGAAGCACAAAAGATAAAGGAAAAGTACGATATCATCGAAAATTATCGAGGGAAATCCACCATAGTCAATCATTCCCTGACTAATATCGATGTCTTTTCTTTCGATGAAACCGACTCTTCTGCCTATATCAATTATTTACACGTTAACAATGGTTCTATTGTACAAGGATATACATTCGAGTACAAAAAAAGATTGGATGAAGCTAAAGAAGAACTCCTAGGTTTAGCTATTACGGAAATGCGCACTCGATTCAACAGTCTGGCGCGTGAAGTAATTGTTCCGTTCCTTCCGGACGTAGACATGTCATCTACCGTCACCTTCACCATTCCATTGAAAGGAGACAAAAGAAAACTGCTGGATTTATCCAAACAAAACGTAAAGCAATACAAGCTCGATCAATTGAAACAAGCGGAAAAGCTTAATCCTGAACAGCGCACCACACGTGTATTGACTACTATGCAACACGATTTGCAGCTTCATGCTCTACCTGTACATATCGAGTGTTTCGATAATTCCAATATCCAAGGCACAAATCCTGTTGCCTCCTGTGTAGTATTCAAAATGGCCAAACCTTCGAAAAAGGATTATCGTCATTTTCATATCAAAACAGTAGTAGGCCCGGATGACTTTGCATCTATGAATGAAGTAGTATACCGCCGTTACAGGCGATTATTGGACGAAGAGGAACCACTACCTCAACTGATTGTAATAGATGGCGGTAAGGGACAGCTAAATGCAGCCGTAGATGCTTTACGAAGTCTCGATTTAATCGGTAAAATCGCTATTATCGGGATTGCTAAACGTCTGGAAGAACTCTATTATCCTGATGATCCGATCCCGTTGGTACTAGATAAAAATTCAGAAACTCTGAAAGTAATCCAACGTCTCCGAGATGAGGCTCACCGATTCGGTATTACGTTTCACCGTTCGCTTCGGAGCAAAAAGCAAGTTTTATCAGAGCTGGATTCTATTAAAGGGATTGGCGAAAAAACGAAAGTAGCTCTCCTCTCCCACTTTAAAAGCGTAAAAAGAATCCGGGAGGCAGACCAAGAAGAAATATGGAAAGTAGTAGGGGTGGCAAAAGGGAACCTGGTAATAGCAGGATTGAAACAAGCTTCTGACAAAATAAAGGAAAGTAAAGAAAAATGA
- the dtd gene encoding D-aminoacyl-tRNA deacylase: MRTVIQRVQYASVTINGNIKSSIGTGMLILVGIEDRDKKEDIEWLSKKIVSLRIYDDENGVMNRSILDIKGDILVVSQFTLHASTKKGNRPSYIRASKPDFAVPMYESFCKELSSQLGKEVSTGEFGADMKVELLNDGPVTILIDTQNKE, from the coding sequence ATGAGAACAGTGATTCAACGTGTACAATATGCTTCGGTAACCATCAACGGAAACATCAAATCCTCCATAGGAACAGGAATGCTTATCTTAGTAGGAATTGAAGATCGTGATAAGAAAGAAGATATCGAATGGCTCAGCAAAAAAATTGTCAGTCTCCGTATATACGACGATGAAAACGGGGTAATGAACCGCTCTATCCTCGATATAAAGGGCGATATTTTGGTAGTGAGCCAATTCACCCTGCATGCCTCTACAAAGAAAGGGAACCGTCCTTCTTACATTCGAGCTTCCAAACCCGATTTTGCCGTACCGATGTACGAATCCTTTTGCAAAGAATTGAGTAGTCAGCTAGGCAAAGAAGTATCTACAGGCGAATTTGGTGCGGATATGAAAGTTGAATTATTAAATGATGGTCCCGTGACCATTCTTATCGATACACAAAACAAAGAATAA
- the mnmG gene encoding tRNA uridine-5-carboxymethylaminomethyl(34) synthesis enzyme MnmG — MDFKYDVIVVGAGHAGCEAAGAAANLGSKTLLITMDMNKIAQMSCNPAVGGIAKGQIVREIDALGGNMGIVTDQTAIQFRMLNRSKGPAMWSPRAQSDRAKFIQTWRSILENIPNLSIWQDTVRELIVEQGSVCGVKTYMNVEFRAKSVILTNGTFLNGLMHIGSTKLTGGRISEPSATGLTEQLVSLGMEADRMKTGTPVRIDGRSVHFEETAEQKGENDFHKFSYLDFQPRPLKQLSCWTLFTNEACHAILRQGLPDSPLFNGQIKSIGPRYCPSIETKIVTFADKTQHQLFLEPEGETTQECYLNGFSSSLPLDIQLRALQQIPAFRDVRIYRPGYAIEYDFFPPTQLNHSLETKKIKNLFFAGQINGTTGYEEAGGQGIIAGINAHISCHGGEPFILGRDEAYIGVLIDDLVTKGVDEPYRMFTSRAEYRILLRQDNADMRLTEKSYQIGLAKPERYALLEEKKQFRDRLITFANEYSIKPSYINSGLEALGTTPLRQGGKLVDLILRPQLTISKIAPFVPALQQELDKLPSYRKEEITEAAEILIKYDGYIKREQLIADKINRLENIKIKDKFDYDSIQSLSTEARQKLTRINPDTIAQASRIPGISPSDINILLVLLGR; from the coding sequence ATGGATTTTAAATATGATGTCATAGTGGTAGGAGCAGGTCATGCAGGCTGTGAAGCTGCCGGCGCTGCTGCTAACTTAGGGTCGAAGACGCTTCTTATTACAATGGACATGAATAAGATTGCCCAAATGAGCTGTAATCCCGCCGTTGGAGGAATTGCAAAAGGGCAAATTGTTCGGGAAATCGATGCTCTAGGGGGAAATATGGGAATCGTGACGGACCAAACCGCTATTCAATTTCGTATGCTCAACCGTTCGAAAGGTCCTGCCATGTGGAGCCCCCGGGCTCAAAGTGACCGGGCCAAATTTATTCAAACCTGGAGAAGTATCCTTGAAAATATACCGAATCTCTCTATATGGCAAGATACCGTACGCGAATTAATTGTGGAGCAGGGAAGCGTATGTGGTGTAAAAACCTATATGAATGTAGAATTTCGTGCTAAGTCTGTTATCCTTACCAACGGTACTTTTTTGAATGGGCTGATGCACATTGGATCTACTAAATTAACAGGCGGACGTATTTCCGAACCTAGTGCTACCGGCTTAACCGAACAGTTAGTTTCTCTTGGGATGGAAGCCGACCGGATGAAAACAGGAACACCGGTACGTATTGACGGACGTAGTGTTCATTTTGAAGAGACTGCGGAACAAAAAGGAGAGAATGACTTTCATAAGTTTTCGTATCTCGACTTCCAGCCCCGTCCATTAAAGCAACTTAGTTGCTGGACGCTCTTCACCAATGAAGCGTGTCATGCAATTCTTCGGCAAGGGTTACCAGACTCTCCTCTATTTAACGGCCAAATTAAAAGTATCGGCCCACGCTACTGTCCTAGCATCGAAACTAAGATTGTCACGTTTGCTGATAAAACACAACATCAATTGTTCCTTGAACCGGAAGGAGAAACTACACAAGAATGTTATCTGAATGGATTCTCTTCTTCTCTCCCTTTAGATATCCAGTTGCGAGCACTCCAACAAATCCCTGCTTTTCGGGATGTGCGAATCTATCGTCCCGGTTACGCTATCGAATACGACTTCTTCCCTCCTACTCAATTAAACCATTCCTTGGAAACAAAGAAAATTAAAAATCTTTTCTTTGCCGGACAGATTAACGGAACAACGGGTTATGAAGAAGCAGGCGGACAAGGGATCATTGCCGGTATCAATGCTCATATTTCTTGCCACGGAGGTGAGCCTTTTATTCTTGGACGTGATGAAGCATATATAGGTGTTCTTATTGATGACCTCGTCACTAAAGGGGTAGACGAACCTTATCGCATGTTTACCTCACGAGCCGAATACCGGATCCTTCTACGTCAAGACAATGCGGATATGCGTTTAACTGAAAAGTCGTACCAGATAGGCTTGGCGAAACCTGAACGCTATGCTTTATTGGAAGAAAAGAAACAATTCCGGGATCGGCTTATCACCTTTGCTAATGAATATTCTATTAAACCTAGTTATATTAATTCCGGACTTGAAGCTTTAGGTACTACTCCCTTACGGCAAGGAGGCAAATTAGTAGACTTAATTCTTCGTCCGCAACTTACTATTAGCAAAATTGCCCCTTTTGTTCCGGCATTGCAACAAGAACTTGACAAGCTCCCCTCCTATCGTAAAGAAGAAATAACAGAAGCTGCTGAAATTTTGATTAAATACGATGGTTATATTAAGCGCGAACAATTAATCGCAGATAAGATAAATCGATTGGAAAATATTAAAATCAAAGATAAATTTGACTATGATTCTATCCAATCCCTTTCTACAGAAGCCCGTCAAAAGTTGACACGAATCAACCCCGACACAATTGCTCAGGCAAGTCGTATACCGGGCATTTCACCTAGCGACATCAACATTTTGTTGGTGCTTCTAGGAAGATAA
- a CDS encoding nucleotide pyrophosphohydrolase encodes MEQITLQEAQQMVDTWIKTYGVRYFNELTNMTILTEEVGELARIMARTYGEQSFKESDKDRNLGDEMADILWVLMCLANQTGVDLTEAFRKNMEKKTKRDKERHINNEKLD; translated from the coding sequence ATGGAACAAATCACTCTGCAAGAAGCCCAGCAAATGGTAGACACATGGATCAAAACTTATGGAGTACGCTATTTTAACGAGCTGACTAATATGACCATCCTTACTGAGGAGGTAGGTGAACTGGCACGAATCATGGCAAGAACATACGGTGAGCAATCTTTTAAAGAAAGCGACAAAGATCGTAATTTAGGCGATGAAATGGCGGATATCCTCTGGGTATTGATGTGCCTTGCCAACCAAACGGGTGTAGACCTGACGGAGGCTTTTCGTAAAAACATGGAAAAGAAAACGAAGAGAGATAAAGAACGACATATTAATAACGAAAAACTAGATTGA
- the deoC gene encoding deoxyribose-phosphate aldolase — MDKYHESFDKFAPSLPDEEVREKVTKLINEKFQENYTAENLKLIHGCIDLTSLTSIDTKESIWGLVESVNDFEGTSPDIPNVAAICTYPLFVETVKQALTADKVKIDSVAGGFPAGQTFLEVKIAETGMAVMEGANEIDTVMNLGYFFEGNYEELTQEIEEIKASCRSAQLKVILETGALASAENIRKAAILSIFSGADYVKTSTGKGYPGATPEAVYTLCQVIKEYKEQHDRMVGIKVSGGVRTAEEAIKYFIIVKEILGEEWLKPEYFRIGASILREDILQKLGIKL; from the coding sequence ATGGATAAATACCACGAATCTTTCGATAAATTCGCTCCTTCCCTCCCCGATGAGGAAGTGCGGGAGAAAGTAACGAAGCTCATTAATGAAAAGTTTCAGGAGAACTATACAGCCGAGAATTTGAAATTGATTCATGGCTGTATCGACCTTACTTCGCTCACCAGTATCGACACCAAGGAAAGTATTTGGGGGTTGGTAGAAAGTGTAAACGATTTTGAAGGTACCTCTCCCGATATACCTAACGTAGCCGCTATCTGTACCTATCCTCTTTTCGTGGAAACCGTTAAACAAGCTTTAACAGCCGACAAAGTAAAGATCGACTCTGTTGCAGGCGGATTTCCTGCAGGGCAGACATTTCTGGAAGTAAAAATTGCAGAAACAGGCATGGCGGTCATGGAAGGTGCAAACGAAATAGATACAGTAATGAATCTCGGTTATTTCTTTGAAGGAAATTATGAAGAGTTGACCCAAGAAATTGAAGAAATAAAGGCATCATGCCGTTCGGCCCAACTCAAAGTAATTCTGGAGACAGGAGCTTTGGCAAGTGCTGAAAATATTCGTAAAGCTGCGATTTTATCGATATTTTCAGGTGCAGACTATGTGAAGACTTCTACCGGAAAAGGTTATCCTGGTGCTACACCGGAAGCAGTTTATACCCTTTGCCAAGTCATAAAAGAGTATAAAGAACAACACGACCGGATGGTGGGTATCAAAGTATCCGGAGGAGTACGCACAGCAGAAGAAGCTATAAAATATTTTATCATCGTCAAAGAAATATTAGGCGAAGAATGGCTAAAACCTGAATACTTCCGTATCGGTGCGAGTATTCTAAGGGAAGACATCCTGCAGAAACTAGGAATAAAGTTATAA
- a CDS encoding polyprenyl synthetase family protein, with protein MDIKNKIEKPVNEEFKRFNQEFADSLQSDTRTLQLAIDHLQHSSGKHIRPLLLLLTAKACGKVTDNSIKSAILLELLHTATLIHDDVIDETKQRRGVPSMNAVYDNRISVLVGDYVLSTALIHSIATQDLRIIAIVSGLGRELADGEISQLETAEDVILDEARYMQVIKKKTAVLLSACTEIGAITAGASQDMIEKFRAFGENLGYAFQIKDDIFDYFQDANIGKPTGNDIREGKVTLPLLFALRNCPEILRISSHEVLKNKDFTAENVESLIQLAKDHHGIEYAQEKMKEYRNRAIAILDTLSDSEAKEGLKLLADYIIERHK; from the coding sequence ATGGATATAAAAAATAAAATAGAAAAACCGGTTAACGAAGAATTTAAACGCTTCAATCAAGAGTTTGCGGATTCATTGCAAAGTGATACCCGTACACTTCAATTGGCTATCGATCATCTTCAACATTCGTCCGGAAAGCATATCCGTCCGTTATTGTTATTACTCACAGCCAAAGCTTGTGGTAAGGTTACGGATAATAGTATTAAGTCTGCCATTTTATTAGAATTACTTCATACTGCTACTTTGATTCACGATGATGTAATAGATGAAACAAAGCAGAGAAGGGGAGTACCTTCCATGAATGCTGTTTACGATAACAGGATCTCTGTTTTGGTAGGCGATTATGTCCTTTCCACCGCACTTATTCATTCTATTGCCACACAAGATTTACGGATTATCGCTATTGTTTCCGGTTTGGGCCGGGAGTTAGCAGATGGGGAAATAAGCCAGTTGGAAACAGCCGAAGACGTAATATTGGACGAAGCGCGTTATATGCAGGTAATAAAGAAGAAGACAGCTGTATTGCTTTCGGCTTGTACGGAGATTGGAGCGATTACTGCCGGAGCTAGTCAGGATATGATTGAAAAATTCCGTGCTTTCGGTGAAAATCTGGGATATGCTTTCCAGATTAAAGATGATATCTTCGATTATTTCCAGGATGCAAATATCGGTAAGCCAACGGGAAACGATATACGGGAAGGGAAGGTGACATTGCCGCTATTATTCGCTTTGCGTAATTGTCCGGAAATACTTCGCATTTCTTCCCATGAAGTGCTAAAAAATAAAGATTTTACCGCAGAAAATGTCGAGTCGCTGATTCAATTGGCAAAGGACCACCACGGTATTGAATATGCACAGGAAAAGATGAAAGAGTATCGGAACCGGGCTATCGCTATTTTAGATACTTTGTCTGATTCGGAAGCAAAAGAGGGATTAAAGTTGCTAGCTGATTATATTATCGAACGTCATAAATAA